In the genome of Acidobacteriota bacterium, the window TCGGCGGCGAGGAACCTGAGCAGGTCCCAGTCGTCCCACCGGACGAGCGTCTCGATCGACTCGATGCCGAGGGCGCGGAGGTTCATGGCGAGCTGGCGCATCAGCGCGCGGCCGACGCGCCGCCCGCGGAAGCCGGGGTGGACGCCGATGGTGTCGATCGTCGCCGCCGGCTCGGGAAGGCCGAAC includes:
- a CDS encoding GNAT family N-acetyltransferase encodes the protein RKYFEVKIASALTDTGVKISLVAEIDGAVAGFLMGSVFYGEFGLPEPAATIDTIGVHPGFRGRRVGRALMRQLAMNLRALGIESIETLVRWDDWDLLRFLAADGFEPAPRLCLRKRL